From Paenibacillus sp. PL2-23:
GCCGATTTCCGCGCGAATCTGAATGCGGAATCCCAAGGGCGTCTGCAGGTTGTTCGATTATACGAGCAGACGACGGATCGCGGTGTAAGAGATATGTTATCCTTCCTGATTGCGAGGGATACGATGCATCAGAATCAATGGATGGCGGCGATCGAGGAAATCGAGCAGAATCAGAAGCCGATTGTTCCGTCTTCGTTCCCACAGCATCTGGAGCGTCAGGACGTATCATACAAATTTATGGATTTCTCCAAGGGACAGGAGAGCAGCCAGGGACGTTGGGCAAGCGGCGCATCGATGGACGGCCAAGGCCAGTTCGAATATGTCGCAGAGCCTAAGGCAATGGGCGACGCTCCAGAGCTGGCCGCTCCTCCTGCGTTTGTGCATTCCGCGCCGGCTATGGAGCCCGTCTTAGCTAACCAGTAAGGATAAGGGAGGACGTTCCATGCTGAAGTTTCTGTTGAAATTCCTTGTGAACGGCTTGATTGTGGCCACCTATCTCTATTATTACACAGAAATATCCTATTGGAGCGCGGTTGTTGTCGCCACGGGCCTGGTGGTGCTGGCTTATCTCATTGGAGATCAGATCATCCTTCGTGCTACGAATAATGCATTCGCGACGGTGTGTGATGTTGTGCTTGCAGCGGGTTATCTTGGCCTCCTCTCCTACTTGTATGATTGGAGTCTGTCGCTCGGAGAGACGGTTATGATCGCGCTCACGCTAGGATTAGCGGAATGGCTTATGCATCGGTTCCTGTTTCAAGAGGAGATACGTGTATAACACCACGGGCAAAACAAACAAAGGGCGTCCAGCCAGGCTGCCATAAGCACCTGGGGACGCCCTTTTTTTGTGTGTCACCTTATTGCGCTTCGGGCCAATAAGGCTTTGCCGCTGCAAGCGTATGCTCGAACAAGGAGCGGAGCTCAATGTCTTGAAGCTTCTCCAGCAGAGGGCGAAGCTCGTTCGACGCGTGGCGCTCCTGCCAGACGATGAGGTCGACGAACGCTGAAGGCTCCCAGCCACTCTCGGATTGGAAGGATAAGAGCGTTCCTCTTACATCGGGATCCGTGACGGCACTCATTGCTTGTTGCGCCGCTGCGCCCCCAAGCCACTCTGCCACCCGTGTTTGTGTCAGCTTCATGGCAGGATGATGCCCTGCTTGTCGGAACCAATATTTCGAATTGTAGAAATCGCCTTCCATACGGTGCATAATACCGTGCCAGTAAGCGCCGGTCGCGTCATGCTCGATTTCCTGCGCGAATGCGTGTGAGCGGTCCAGGCTGTCGTTCCGCAGATGAAGTCCGGCCATCAAAGCAATAACCGTCGTCTCCGCAGGGAACCCATCCTGCGTGAGAGCTGCGATTCGCGAATCAAGCGCCTCGTCCCATATACGCTTCGGCAGCAATGGAGACACGGTCTCACGGCCATCCAAGCTATTCATGATTGCAAGTAATTCCTGCTTCATACAACAAACGACCTCCCCCAGTTCTTATACCCCAAGTGTACCATACGCCTGGGAAGAAGGGGGAGGTCACGGAACTTAACTTAGATCTGAACGCCAGTATCGGCGGCTGGCTCCAGGCGCGCCTTGCCGCCTTTGTCCAGCCACTTGTTGCGCCAGCTGAGTTGAGCAACCGCCAGAAGCACGAGCGCGGCAAGCGCAACTGCGCTAAGCACGAGGAAGCCTGGCGTATACGAGCCAGTGGATTGGTACAGACGGCCCAGCACCAGCGGCAAAGCGTAGCCGCCGAGACCGCCGGCTGCGCCGACGATGCCGGTCAACAGGCCGATCTCGCTGCCGAAGCGTTGAGGCACGAGCTGGAATACGGCGCCGTTGCCCATGCCAAGGCACATCATGGCGACGAACAGCAGCGTGATAACAACAGGCAGAGCCGGCAGGGAAGCCACAGACGCCAGCATAATGCCAGCTCCTCCGTACAGGAATAAGAGCATGCGTGTTCCGCCGAGCTTATCGGACAGATAGCCGCCGACCGGACGGAAGAAGCTGCCCGCGATAACGGCTGTAGTCGTGAAGTCCGCCGCGCGAACGGGCTCCAGGCCATATTGTGTATTGAAGAAAATCGTCAGATAGTTGGACAAGCCAACGAAGAAGCCGAAGGTGACGCAGTAGAAAGCACAGAAGATCCAAGTGTCGCGCTGCTTGAAGGCATTGCCGTATTGAGCAAGCGTTCTTGGAGCGGGACGATTCGGGCTGTTTTTGGCGAAGATGGTGAAAAAGATGAAAACAGCGATGATCGGAATGAGTGCCAGGCCGAACACGACCTCCCAGCTGCCAAAATGCTGAGCAATACGGTTAGCGAACAGCGTCGTAATAACCGTACCGCTGTTCCCTGCGCCGGCGATCCCCATCGCAAGGCCTTGATGCTCCTTGGAATACCACTGGCTGGCGAGCGGCAGAGCTGCGGCGAAGGAAGCGCCGGCGACGCCGAGCAGCAAAGCTACAATATAAAGCTGATCCAGCGATTGCACGAATTGCCAGCCCATCACAAGCGGGATAATGGTAACCAGCATGCCGATTTGCGCCGTTCTTTTGGGACCGATATAGTCTGTCAGGTAGCCCAGCACCAGGCGCAGAATCGAGCCGCCCAGAATCGGCAGCGCCACCAGGTTGGCCTTCTCCACAGGAGTCATCGGATAGTCCTGCGCAATAATAACGGCAAGAGGTCCAATCAGCACCCAGATCATAAAGCTGATATCAAAATACAGGAACGAGCTCAATAAGGTTGGTCGGTGACCGCTTTGCCAAAAACTTTTTCTGTCCATCTCCATCTCTCCCTTTTCTACTGTTTCTAGTGTATCAATAAAAGCCGCATTTCACCCAAGTGATTGGGGAAAATGCGGCTTCGTTGCCGGTGGCTCACAGCCTTGTGCGCCTTGTTATAGTGGAGCACGATGTTGTGCTCTCAACACGAATTATAGAATGACGGAAGAATCATGTCAATATACCTTACACAATAAGTTTCATAAATTTCCACCATCTTTTTATGTTATAAATATTGACACGATCACACTCATGCACTACTCTAATTTTATAAAGAGAGCGGCACAATGGGGTGCAGTGCTCGACGGCGACGATGCCTTTTCTCGAAACGATGTTCGAGAAAGGGCTTTTCATGCTTATTTTCACCATACCATGTTAAGTATCGGAATAAGGAGGGGGCCATATGACGGCTGTGCTTGCAGCTGATTTGTTACATGCTTCTGTCGCCAAGGCCGTTTCCTTGCTGGTTAACCATATCGAAGCTCCGGCCGCCGAGGAGGTGCCGATCTGGGACGCTGGCGGAAGAGTGCTGGCCGCCGATGTTAAAAGCCCGATCTCGGTGCCGCCATTCCGGAGATCTGCCATGGACGGCTACGCTGTTCGTTGGTCTGCTGTCTCGGGAGCCTCGCCGGAAGCGCCGGTGCGCCTCGATATTATAGGAGAGGTACGATCGGGCGACCGCTCAGAGCAAACGTTCCAAGGGGAAGAGAGCTATGGTGCTGTCCGTATTTTTACCGGGGCGCCTGTCCCTGATGGTTATGATTGTATTATTATTCAAGAGATGGCGCCTGTGTCGAAAAGTGT
This genomic window contains:
- a CDS encoding manganese catalase family protein; amino-acid sequence: MFFHIKETQYHTKPDKPDALYAKKLQEVLGGQFGEISVMMQYLFQGWNCRAEAKYKDMLLDIGTEEIGHVEMLATMIARLLEGAPVDQLEKAAQDPVIHAVLGGMNPQHVIVSGLGAMPADSVGYPWSARYMIASGNLLADFRANLNAESQGRLQVVRLYEQTTDRGVRDMLSFLIARDTMHQNQWMAAIEEIEQNQKPIVPSSFPQHLERQDVSYKFMDFSKGQESSQGRWASGASMDGQGQFEYVAEPKAMGDAPELAAPPAFVHSAPAMEPVLANQ
- a CDS encoding DUF2512 family protein, coding for MLKFLLKFLVNGLIVATYLYYYTEISYWSAVVVATGLVVLAYLIGDQIILRATNNAFATVCDVVLAAGYLGLLSYLYDWSLSLGETVMIALTLGLAEWLMHRFLFQEEIRV
- a CDS encoding nitrate/nitrite transporter, whose protein sequence is MDRKSFWQSGHRPTLLSSFLYFDISFMIWVLIGPLAVIIAQDYPMTPVEKANLVALPILGGSILRLVLGYLTDYIGPKRTAQIGMLVTIIPLVMGWQFVQSLDQLYIVALLLGVAGASFAAALPLASQWYSKEHQGLAMGIAGAGNSGTVITTLFANRIAQHFGSWEVVFGLALIPIIAVFIFFTIFAKNSPNRPAPRTLAQYGNAFKQRDTWIFCAFYCVTFGFFVGLSNYLTIFFNTQYGLEPVRAADFTTTAVIAGSFFRPVGGYLSDKLGGTRMLLFLYGGAGIMLASVASLPALPVVITLLFVAMMCLGMGNGAVFQLVPQRFGSEIGLLTGIVGAAGGLGGYALPLVLGRLYQSTGSYTPGFLVLSAVALAALVLLAVAQLSWRNKWLDKGGKARLEPAADTGVQI